The following proteins are encoded in a genomic region of Aquifex aeolicus VF5:
- a CDS encoding metal ABC transporter solute-binding protein, Zn/Mn family: protein MRALFVFLFFITLSFAKLNVVVTYPWIGDLVDKIGKEKVKVYIIAKGTEDPHFVVPKPSHIAKLRRADLLIIQGASLEIGFLPPLLSQSNNPKIQPGTKGFLDLSTFIELIEKPKEVSRAMGDVHPEGNPHYNLDPHNIPVLAQAIKDRLCLIDPGNCEFYGKNLNEFLAKWNEKLEVWDREFSTFRGTRVISYHSVFNYLLRRYGVVLVATLEPLPGIPPTKSHIQKLLSLKDIKYVLLAVYNERRTAQFVAKELGAKVLVLPHDVNSLPEVKDNFSLFDEILRRLKGG, encoded by the coding sequence ATGAGAGCTCTGTTTGTTTTTCTCTTTTTTATAACCCTTTCTTTTGCAAAACTGAACGTAGTTGTAACTTATCCGTGGATAGGCGACTTGGTTGACAAGATAGGAAAAGAAAAGGTAAAGGTTTACATTATAGCAAAGGGAACAGAGGACCCTCACTTCGTAGTTCCTAAACCCTCACATATAGCTAAGCTAAGAAGGGCGGATTTACTTATAATTCAGGGTGCTTCTCTGGAAATAGGCTTTCTTCCTCCTTTGCTCTCTCAATCGAACAACCCCAAGATACAACCCGGGACTAAGGGATTTTTAGACCTTTCTACGTTTATTGAGCTTATAGAAAAACCGAAGGAAGTTTCACGGGCTATGGGAGATGTTCACCCAGAGGGAAACCCCCACTACAACCTTGACCCTCACAATATCCCTGTTCTGGCCCAGGCTATTAAGGACAGGCTGTGTCTAATTGACCCCGGAAACTGCGAATTTTACGGAAAGAATTTAAATGAGTTTCTGGCAAAGTGGAACGAAAAGCTGGAAGTGTGGGACAGGGAATTTTCAACTTTCAGAGGCACAAGGGTAATAAGTTATCACTCTGTTTTTAACTACCTGCTTAGAAGGTACGGTGTTGTTCTCGTTGCCACCCTTGAACCCTTGCCCGGAATACCTCCCACAAAGAGCCACATACAGAAACTCCTTTCTTTGAAGGATATAAAGTACGTACTCCTTGCGGTTTACAACGAAAGAAGAACGGCCCAGTTCGTGGCCAAAGAGCTTGGAGCTAAGGTTTTAGTACTCCCCCACGATGTAAACTCCCTGCCTGAAGTAAAGGACAATTTTTCCCTGTTTGACGAAATCCTGAGGAGGTTAAAGGGTGGTTGA